One Cryptomeria japonica chromosome 9, Sugi_1.0, whole genome shotgun sequence genomic window carries:
- the LOC131075989 gene encoding uncharacterized protein LOC131075989 — protein sequence MGSCMSSGCTRDHEKPLNSLTSKLILMDGSIKEFSGPVKCHEMASKYSGHFICGSGGLYTGQHISEVLHEDDELQLGELYFLLPNRKLEFVLTDSDMAAMLLKANGASEQRRKSKGKVQPLFDGHLQDDENPPPSVCCLSKPVSTVAMCGRKQRKQSKLETIYEGS from the coding sequence ATGGGGAGCTGCATGTCTTCTGGTTGCACGAGGGATCATGAAAAGCCTCTAAATTCATTGACATCAAAGCTCATATTGATGGATGGGAGCATCAAGGAGTTCTCAGGGCCTGTGAAATGCCATGAGATGGCAAGTAAATACTCAGGCCATTTCATTTGTGGATCAGGTGGTCTCTACACTGGTCAACATATTTCAGAGGTGCTGCATGAGGATGATGAGTTGCAGCTTGGGgagctctattttcttcttcccaaTAGAAAGCTGGAGTTTGTGCTAACTGATTCTGATATGGCAGCTATGCTTCTCAAGGCCAATGGTGCCAGCGAGCAGAGGAGGAAATCTAAGGGTAAAGTTCAGCCCCTGTTTGATGGTCATTTACAGGATGATGAAAACCCACCTCCTTCTGTCTGTTGCTTGTCAAAACCCGTGTCAACAGTAGCAATGTGTGGCAGGAAACAGAGAAAACAATCTAAGTTGGAGACTATTTATGAGGGTTCATAG